CAGAGCTTAATGTTAGGCCATAAACGTGATAAACAAAATTCTCAGTTTAACACCTCATTATGGAAAAGATGGGTCCTAATTCAAACTGTCTATTGCTCTATCCACCCTTAACAATCTTATACATATAATAGATAACAGACATGACAATGTAATTACTGAGCTGATAAATGCATAGAAGCAGATGGTTAGGACGGAACAGTAATCatctgtggttctcaactggtgggttgggacccaaaagtgggtcacagtgCTGCTTTCATTGGCTacaaatgtgtgcctggaaaaaaaaagtgtcataaagtTTGTGATGGAATCCCTAAATGGTCATACATCTGTTTTATTTAGATCTTTTCCCCACTATAATAAGtcaattttggttgttttcaaaAGATCATGAAATAAATCTTGTGTCATGTGAAATCAAAGCTGTTAAGTTTTTCCCTTGATATTGAACTAATTTCTGGAGATCcatagaaaacaaccaaaacataAATGATATGTAAAGTATTTCCCTCTTCACCTGGGGTGTTTAATAATGTctgaattaaatgtttttgggtgttttttaaattccgTCTCTTCCTTGAATCCAAAGTTTTAGACCTAAGGTCCAAACTGAAAAGGGGTCATAAAATGCATttgaatggtcaaaaaatgttaagaaaTTGATCTCTCAATAAAGAGGCAATATAAGGTCCTGAGGCAAGACCAGTTGAGACCCACTGCTATAAACAAACCAGTGTGAAATTAAACATGTACGTATATATGAGTTAAACGAGATCCCCATGCACAGCCCAAGTTCTCAGGTACCAGTCAGTTGCAGGAGCAAAGTTAACAAATATCCAGATGCTGAGGAAGCTGCAGTTGAAATGTGTTGTTTGTACATAATAAAGTCAAAgtaaagtcattttcagtgtgtGGCGGGTATTTCTCTCATGTATGAATATGAGTGTAAAGgtactaggggtgggaatcactagtggccccacaaaatgatattatcacgatacttgggtcacaatttgatattattgtgattttaaatgttttgtaatacagtgagtattgtgataccatataATGGGATATATTGCAATCTATAGCCTACCTTTTTTActaactgtttagctgatttagcattaatcttgccctcatgtttgttgtatttctgcagtattttattttcatgcagcagtccttgcaaacctcatgtgtcgtgtccatctcattcatgcactgtttgcattcctaatgtcctttccctggtgcccccatgtttgttgtactaactttctcctacTCTATGACTGTCACCTGTGCAGACATCACaggacaaacaattgtccaaataattgattttatttttccattatcatagacttcagttcatattagcaattgaTTTGAATACAGATACTTGGCAGACGTGAATCGATATAATATCCCCACGCAAAATATCACAAAACTGTGCTGTATCGTTTTTTTTCTCCTACCCCTAAAAGAGACCACATATAGAGCATGTGTCTGCTTATGTAGCTAATTAATTCAGACTTTGTAGTTATAAGGGATGTGTggagcttttaaaaatgtttcacttgGTTCTTTTTATTTGAACAGATTCATGAGTGACATTGAGGATACAGACTCCTTTTTGGAGTCTTGGATATCACctgggaaaagaaaaagaagaaaaggatccaaaaagggtaaaaaatgccAAGAAACCAAGAACAAATTAACCGCAAGTACAGACGAACatgccaagaaaaaaaagagaaagaaatgctCCAAATTTAAAGAGGCCATGAAgggaaggaaagaaaagaaaaaagagaagaagaaaaagaaaaggagattaGCTTTTGAACCAAATGACAGTGCTGTTCTAACACAGGGCAGAGATGCACAAGCACAGTCTACCTCGAAGCCTGAAACATTGAATCTACAGAGCAGCAATAAGCTTAATTCCAACCGACTAACTCAAAACTCCAagaagaaaactaaaagaaaaaagaaagtgttGTTTGACTCGTCACCAGCCTATATCCGAGTCAAACGTCCGAAATTCGTCTCTTCATCTCAGCAGTCTCCCACAGAGAGCCTAATCTCAGAGAAGGAAACTCTGAGGGACATTGAGAGCTGTTCACAAGTTACAGTGATGGGGCACAGCCAGAATCACAATAATGACTCCCAGTGCACAAGTGACGATATTAACAGCCAGGACATTTTTATTACCCAGAAGACATTTAGAGCACCACCCTCCCAACCTTCCAGTGATGAAACctttgaaaatgacaaaacatttcCAGCTGTGACGCAGATTGAGCAGCATCATGAAGAACCATTTAAATGTCCAGATGATCCACAGTTCCATCACCACCACAGAGAGGCGCCTAGGCATACGCAGAGCACAGAGACAATACAGGTGCCTcggaaagaagaggaagaggatgctTTATTTAGCAGAGCAAAACCGTCTCCTCAGTCATGGATGCAGTTAAACACAAACCATGCTACGAAGAAGGAAGGATCATGTTCTATCTCTGCAAAGCACAGAGGGTTGAATCCTTACCTGGATGAGCCAGTTGTTGTATCTCTCTCCCCAGAAGTCAAAAAAATTGAccaactttcttcttcttcagacCATCAATCACCTCGTTCTCTGCAGGTATCACAGTTTCCCAGAAAGCTTATGACAAACGCTtccacacagacagaaaactttttcaccACTGAGGTCTCTTCCTACCTAAACTTTTGCAAGAAAATGAAGGAAATGGTGCACTTTGAGAGCTTAGAACCTTTGGACCTAAGCTTTGcgaaaatgacaagaaaagatCTGACATATTCATCAGTGGCGAGTGACCTACATCTGTCTTGCTCTTCAGACATGAAAGGTATAGAAGTACAGGAAAAGCCATCTCGTCAGCATCCCTATTCTGAAAGCACTGAAGCTAAAGGTGAAACAGCTTTAAGCCCCACGTCACAGTCTGACAATAAATCAGTAGACACGTCAACCTCCAGTGAGGACAACGAGCAGCCCTATCGCAATGGCAAACTGGACCTGGTGCAGGTAATATTTTATGTGAGACTCCACTATAGTCACAAGTAAATACctgtttgatcatttttaacagATCAGAATTTGTTGACATCTATCTATAGCTCACATAAGCAAGATGTCAATTGATTTTGAAATTGCATTTCATATCcatattatatataatatatagcCTATGTGTAGTTGTGTGGGATGTGGGATGCAAtaccattttttgcatttattttctttttgaatgtattccaaaaatatttcattgatTCACACATCACATGACACAGGTAAAGACAATGGGAATTTCAGCAGCCTTATTTGACATTATGAATTGTAAAAGACATCAAAACAGCACCAGGATTACAATTTTGCCTGGCCTGTTAATATCAAAAGTGTACTGCTTCCCTTCACATGGCATACTATTTTGTACATTAAAAAAGACTGCAGGAAAGGTTTCTCTGATTAagagaaagatttttttcaccTGCAGACTAATCATGAGTCATACAGATATGTGAGAAaattttttctctcttgctgacgtcttttttgtatattttccaCACTTCAGTGTTTCAGATAATCAAagaaattttaatattataCAAAAATAACCCAAGTAGCCTTAAGCGAAAAGTAATTGTCCCCTAAACCTTAAAACTTGTTGTGCCATCTTTGGTATCTTTCACATCCCTGTGGAGAAATTTtggtccactcttctttgcagaattattttgattcagccacactggaggctTTTTGAGCATGCTCAAGGTCATGTATTGCCAAGTGCCCTTAACTtcaggtcacaaactgatgtcTGGATGTTCTTCTTCAgtattttctggtagagagcagaattaaTGGTTCCATCATTTACAGCATATTGACCAGGTCCTGGAGGTGTcctcagaccatcacactaccaccaccatgtttgactgttggtatgatgttctttttaggAAGATCATTTGCACACCCTCCAAAAAGTCCAACTTTTGTCTCGCCAGTCCACAGAAAAGTTTTGGGgtatcatcaagatgttttttgtcaattgtgagatgagcctttgtgttctttttggccagcagtggtttttgctttggaactctcccatagatgccatttttgcccagccTCTTTCttttgaatcatgaacactggcCTTAAtggagtcaagtgaggcctgcaggtcttaagaTTTGGATCTGGGTATTTTTGTGGCTCCTGGATGAGTTGCCTGGAtgaggccggccactcctgggagggTTCAcgactgttccaagttttctccatttgtggataatggctctcatctTGGTCGACTTGAGTCCTTAAGCCATGTAGAATTACCTGACTTTGTTTcccatctgttcttgaatttgcCACATGGATTCATTGTGATCTTTGGGATGGGCAACATGCTGCTGTGGACCTACCTGGCTCCAACTACTACGtttcctattattattattattatt
The sequence above is a segment of the Cheilinus undulatus linkage group 9, ASM1832078v1, whole genome shotgun sequence genome. Coding sequences within it:
- the LOC121515532 gene encoding uncharacterized protein LOC121515532 yields the protein MSDIEDTDSFLESWISPGKRKRRKGSKKGKKCQETKNKLTASTDEHAKKKKRKKCSKFKEAMKGRKEKKKEKKKKKRRLAFEPNDSAVLTQGRDAQAQSTSKPETLNLQSSNKLNSNRLTQNSKKKTKRKKKVLFDSSPAYIRVKRPKFVSSSQQSPTESLISEKETLRDIESCSQVTVMGHSQNHNNDSQCTSDDINSQDIFITQKTFRAPPSQPSSDETFENDKTFPAVTQIEQHHEEPFKCPDDPQFHHHHREAPRHTQSTETIQVPRKEEEEDALFSRAKPSPQSWMQLNTNHATKKEGSCSISAKHRGLNPYLDEPVVVSLSPEVKKIDQLSSSSDHQSPRSLQVSQFPRKLMTNASTQTENFFTTEVSSYLNFCKKMKEMVHFESLEPLDLSFAKMTRKDLTYSSVASDLHLSCSSDMKGIEVQEKPSRQHPYSESTEAKGETALSPTSQSDNKSVDTSTSSEDNEQPYRNGKLDLVQVRMVQTKLNESFFFKTKGDGKSPRPESPLMKLAQSSREMKSKKGH